A stretch of the Halomonas sp. BDJS001 genome encodes the following:
- the nrdD gene encoding anaerobic ribonucleoside-triphosphate reductase, which produces MQTSQYASLPTEQRQRCEVWTRVMGYHRPVSQFNIGKRAEHQERRHFTEAAVSR; this is translated from the coding sequence ATGCAAACCTCCCAATATGCTAGCTTGCCCACTGAGCAGCGCCAGCGCTGCGAAGTCTGGACCCGTGTCATGGGTTACCACCGCCCGGTAAGTCAGTTCAATATCGGCAAACGTGCCGAACACCAGGAGCGCCGCCATTTTACTGAAGCCGCCGTCTCTCGGTAG
- a CDS encoding ribonucleoside triphosphate reductase has product MKSSTSVQVAKHHIDVASTVNEYLQRADWRVHANANQGYSLGGLILNVSGKLIANYWLDEIYPHAVGEAHREGDLHIHDLDMLCGYCAGWSLRTLLLQGFNGVPGRAESNPPRHLSSALGQMVNFLGTLQNEWAGAQAFSSFDTYLAPYVRKDGLTYAQVKQALQEFIYNLNVPSRWGSQTPFTNLTFDWVCPDDLRQQVPVIGGEEQPFSYGELQVEMDLINRAYLEVMEAGDRHGRVFTFPIPTYNITHDFDWESDNAERLFALTAKYGLPYFQNFLNSDLEPHMVRSMCCRLQLDLSELLKRGNGLFGSAEQTGSLGVVTINCARLGYRFAGDRAGLFSELDRLLSLGRDSLELKRERIQQLMDQGLYPFTQRYLGTLRNHFSTLGVNGLNEMVRNFTGDRCDIADAQGLQLALDLLDHVRERMREFQEQTGHMYNLEATPAEGTTHRFAREDLTRFPDILQAGTPEAPYYTNSSQLPVGHTDDPFEALSHQDPLQTRYTGGTVLHLYMRERITSASACRKLVKTALSHFRLPYLTVTPTFSICPVHGYLAGEHEFCPKCDEALWAKTASAIDAATA; this is encoded by the coding sequence GTGAAAAGCTCCACAAGCGTTCAGGTAGCAAAGCATCATATTGACGTCGCCTCGACGGTCAATGAGTACCTCCAGCGCGCCGACTGGCGTGTTCACGCCAATGCCAACCAGGGCTATTCATTGGGCGGTTTAATCCTCAACGTCTCGGGCAAGTTGATAGCCAACTACTGGCTCGATGAAATTTACCCCCACGCCGTGGGGGAAGCTCATAGGGAAGGTGATTTGCATATTCACGACCTGGATATGCTGTGCGGCTATTGCGCCGGCTGGTCGCTGCGTACTTTGCTGCTACAGGGATTCAATGGGGTGCCGGGACGAGCCGAAAGCAACCCGCCCCGCCACCTCTCAAGTGCCCTCGGGCAAATGGTTAATTTTCTTGGCACCTTGCAGAACGAGTGGGCCGGGGCACAAGCCTTCAGCTCTTTCGATACCTACCTGGCCCCCTACGTGCGCAAGGACGGCCTCACCTATGCACAGGTCAAGCAGGCGCTTCAGGAATTCATCTACAACCTCAATGTGCCTTCGCGCTGGGGTAGCCAGACGCCCTTCACCAACCTAACCTTCGACTGGGTTTGCCCCGACGACTTGCGCCAACAGGTACCGGTTATCGGTGGAGAGGAGCAGCCGTTCAGTTACGGCGAACTGCAGGTTGAAATGGACTTGATCAACCGGGCATATTTGGAAGTGATGGAGGCCGGTGACCGCCACGGGCGTGTGTTCACCTTCCCGATACCCACTTATAACATCACCCATGATTTCGACTGGGAAAGCGACAACGCCGAGCGGCTCTTCGCACTGACCGCCAAGTACGGCCTGCCCTACTTTCAAAACTTTCTAAATTCGGATCTGGAACCCCACATGGTGCGTTCCATGTGCTGCCGCCTGCAGCTTGATTTAAGTGAACTGCTCAAACGCGGCAACGGCCTGTTCGGCAGCGCGGAGCAAACCGGATCGTTGGGAGTAGTGACGATCAACTGCGCCCGGCTGGGTTACCGCTTTGCCGGCGACCGGGCCGGGCTGTTCAGTGAGCTGGATCGCCTACTGTCGCTCGGGCGCGATAGCCTCGAACTCAAGCGCGAGCGCATTCAGCAACTAATGGATCAGGGGCTCTACCCCTTTACCCAGCGCTACCTGGGCACGTTACGTAATCATTTCTCCACTCTGGGTGTGAATGGGCTTAACGAAATGGTGCGCAACTTTACTGGGGATCGCTGCGATATAGCCGACGCCCAAGGGCTGCAGCTGGCGCTGGATCTTCTTGACCACGTCCGGGAGCGGATGCGCGAATTTCAAGAACAGACCGGCCATATGTATAACCTTGAAGCTACTCCTGCAGAGGGCACCACTCACCGCTTTGCCCGGGAGGATCTGACTCGCTTTCCTGACATTCTTCAGGCCGGTACACCCGAGGCGCCCTACTACACCAATTCCAGCCAATTGCCGGTGGGCCATACCGATGATCCCTTTGAGGCACTGAGCCATCAAGACCCCTTACAGACTCGCTACACCGGTGGCACGGTATTGCATCTCTATATGCGCGAACGGATTACATCGGCCTCCGCCTGTCGCAAGCTGGTAAAAACGGCGCTCTCTCACTTTCGCTTACCCTACCTCACAGTGACACCCACCTTTTCGATCTGCCCGGTGCATGGCTACCTGGCGGGTGAACATGAGTTCTGCCCCAAGTGCGACGAAGCACTGTGGGCAAAAACGGCGAGCGCAATCGACGCCGCCACGGCTTGA
- a CDS encoding U32 family peptidase, protein MPNTIPPASPTSSTGPLQLSLGPVLFYWTRQRYADFYREAADWPVEIITLGETVCSRRRDMKLDDWLGIGRELTQAGKQVVLASQTLIESEADLRDLRKLCDNGDFIVEANDQSALQRLSSAGLPFIAGAALNLYNPATLGVMARAGMKRWQAPVEMSQQDLTKLIHDCHQAGVPHPCEVFAYGHLPLAWSSRCFTARRHQTPKDRCKFVCQKYPEGLVLRSQESRDVFTLNGIQTLSSACQDLRHELTVMADMGVSVARLSPRAEGMAEVVTAFDQARLGRLATPDPLSLVDAEICDGYWYGRPGMDNTRTMIG, encoded by the coding sequence ATGCCGAACACCATACCTCCCGCATCACCGACCTCATCAACCGGCCCTCTTCAACTCTCCCTCGGGCCGGTGCTTTTTTACTGGACTCGGCAACGCTACGCCGACTTCTACCGCGAGGCAGCCGACTGGCCGGTAGAGATTATTACTCTGGGCGAAACCGTCTGCTCGCGGCGCCGCGATATGAAACTGGACGACTGGCTAGGCATTGGGCGCGAGCTCACCCAGGCGGGCAAGCAGGTAGTACTCGCCAGCCAGACACTGATCGAGTCCGAAGCCGACCTGCGTGACTTGCGCAAGCTGTGTGACAACGGTGATTTTATCGTCGAGGCCAATGACCAAAGCGCCCTGCAACGACTCTCCAGTGCCGGACTGCCTTTTATCGCCGGTGCTGCGCTCAACCTCTACAACCCGGCGACACTGGGCGTCATGGCACGTGCTGGAATGAAGCGCTGGCAAGCGCCGGTGGAAATGTCACAGCAAGACTTAACCAAGCTTATTCACGACTGCCACCAGGCAGGTGTTCCCCACCCATGTGAAGTATTCGCCTACGGGCATCTCCCCTTGGCCTGGTCGTCACGCTGTTTTACCGCCCGGCGCCACCAAACACCCAAAGACCGCTGCAAGTTCGTCTGCCAAAAATACCCCGAAGGCTTGGTGCTACGTTCACAAGAGTCCCGGGATGTTTTTACCCTGAACGGTATTCAAACCCTTTCCAGCGCCTGCCAGGACCTGCGCCATGAACTGACGGTCATGGCGGATATGGGGGTATCAGTGGCACGTCTCAGCCCACGGGCAGAAGGCATGGCCGAAGTGGTCACCGCTTTCGACCAGGCCCGCCTCGGCAGGTTAGCTACGCCCGACCCTTTATCACTGGTGGATGCTGAAATCTGCGACGGTTACTGGTATGGCCGACCGGGTATGGATAACACCCGCACGATGATTGGCTAA
- the ubiU gene encoding ubiquinone anaerobic biosynthesis protein UbiU: MELVCPAGNLPALKRAVDEGADAVYFGFQNITNARQFAGLNFTDKRAREGIDYAHRHGKRVFCAINTYPQPDGWQHWTRAVDQAAELGVDALILADMGLLDYATRHHPEISRHLSVQGSATSHEALRFYHQHFGIKRAVLPRVLSITQVRDLAKQTPVELEVFAFGSLCIMAEGRCYLSSYLTGESPNTRGVCSPAAHVRWEETPDGLESRLNNVLIDRYAEGERAGYPTLCKGRFEVAGETYHAIEEPTSLNTLELLPELRDLGISAVKIEGRQRSPAYVSKVAGIWRQALNRLEAQPERFDPDPAWMAGLAELSEGAITTLGAYERRWK, encoded by the coding sequence ATGGAGCTTGTATGTCCCGCTGGCAACCTGCCCGCCCTCAAGCGCGCTGTAGATGAAGGTGCCGACGCTGTCTATTTCGGTTTCCAGAACATCACCAACGCACGGCAATTCGCCGGGCTAAACTTTACCGACAAACGTGCCCGCGAGGGGATCGATTACGCCCACCGACATGGCAAACGCGTTTTTTGCGCCATTAATACCTATCCCCAGCCCGATGGCTGGCAACACTGGACTCGGGCCGTGGATCAGGCCGCCGAACTGGGCGTGGATGCGCTGATTCTCGCCGATATGGGACTGCTCGACTACGCTACTCGCCATCACCCCGAGATCTCGCGGCACCTTTCAGTGCAGGGTTCGGCGACCAGCCATGAAGCGCTTCGCTTTTACCACCAGCATTTCGGCATCAAGCGCGCCGTACTGCCACGGGTACTGTCAATCACTCAGGTACGCGACCTGGCAAAGCAAACACCGGTAGAACTGGAGGTGTTCGCTTTCGGCAGCCTGTGCATCATGGCCGAAGGACGCTGCTATCTCTCCTCCTACCTGACCGGCGAATCGCCCAATACCCGGGGCGTCTGCTCGCCAGCGGCCCATGTCCGTTGGGAAGAAACGCCTGATGGCTTAGAGTCGCGCCTTAACAATGTTCTTATCGACCGCTACGCCGAAGGCGAGCGCGCGGGCTACCCCACCCTATGCAAGGGTCGCTTCGAGGTGGCGGGCGAGACCTATCACGCCATCGAAGAACCCACCAGCCTCAATACCCTGGAGCTATTGCCGGAGCTGCGCGACCTGGGTATTAGCGCCGTCAAAATTGAAGGTCGTCAGCGCAGCCCCGCCTATGTCTCTAAAGTGGCCGGGATCTGGCGTCAGGCGCTCAACCGCTTAGAGGCTCAGCCTGAGCGCTTTGATCCAGACCCCGCCTGGATGGCCGGCCTTGCCGAGCTTTCCGAAGGTGCCATCACTACCCTAGGCGCCTACGAGCGCCGCTGGAAATAG
- the hemN gene encoding oxygen-independent coproporphyrinogen III oxidase, which yields MQDELLFNRPLVEKYDRPGPRYTSYPTAPQFHAAFAENDYRSAAERSNRVAVPKPLSVYVHIPFCKSLCYYCACNKIITHNTERAAEYLQWLKQEIRVQGALFDTTRQMTQLHLGGGTPTYLSNAQLSELMAALDEAFHFAAPEEREFSLEVDPRTVTPEQVYELYTLGFNRLSFGVQDFDHDVQQAVNRVQSEEQVVSLVKAAREAGFESVSVDLIYGLPLQTVASFDTTLTKIIDLQPDRIAAYSYAHLPELFKAQRLIRPEDMPPPERKLELLELTINRLTAAGYVYIGMDHFALPNDELSLARQNGTLQRNFQGYSTHADCDMIGLGITSIGKVGDTYSQNVKETAQYQHRLDEGRLPVFRGYRLSDDDRLRRDVINTLMCHGRLEFAAIEARHNIDFRSYFASALASLEEMADDGLIALRDHEIEVLPSGRLMIRNLAMAFDAYLKPTENRYSRTV from the coding sequence ATGCAAGATGAACTGCTCTTCAATCGCCCCCTGGTAGAGAAATATGACCGCCCAGGCCCGCGGTACACTTCTTATCCCACTGCGCCCCAGTTTCATGCTGCGTTTGCCGAGAATGATTACCGTAGCGCCGCCGAGCGCAGTAATCGGGTCGCAGTACCCAAGCCGCTTTCGGTCTATGTGCATATCCCGTTCTGCAAAAGCCTGTGCTACTACTGCGCCTGCAACAAAATCATTACTCATAATACCGAGCGAGCCGCCGAATACCTCCAGTGGTTAAAACAGGAGATACGTGTTCAGGGAGCGCTGTTCGATACCACCCGGCAAATGACCCAATTACATTTGGGCGGCGGCACCCCAACCTACTTAAGCAACGCCCAGCTAAGCGAACTGATGGCGGCGCTAGACGAAGCTTTTCACTTCGCTGCACCTGAAGAGCGCGAATTCTCGCTGGAGGTAGACCCCCGCACCGTGACCCCCGAACAGGTGTACGAGCTCTACACGCTGGGCTTCAATCGGTTGAGCTTCGGGGTTCAGGACTTCGATCACGACGTGCAGCAAGCGGTCAATCGCGTCCAGAGTGAAGAGCAGGTGGTATCCCTGGTCAAGGCTGCCCGCGAGGCGGGGTTTGAATCGGTCAGCGTTGACCTGATCTACGGTCTACCACTGCAGACAGTGGCGAGTTTCGATACGACGCTAACCAAGATTATTGACCTGCAACCGGATCGCATTGCCGCTTATAGCTACGCCCATCTGCCCGAACTGTTTAAAGCTCAGCGGCTAATTCGCCCCGAAGACATGCCGCCACCCGAGCGCAAGCTGGAGCTGCTGGAGCTTACGATTAACCGCCTGACGGCCGCAGGGTATGTCTACATCGGCATGGATCACTTCGCCCTTCCGAATGACGAGCTGAGCCTGGCCCGGCAAAATGGCACTCTGCAGCGCAATTTTCAGGGTTACTCTACCCACGCCGACTGCGACATGATTGGGCTGGGCATTACCTCGATTGGCAAGGTGGGCGATACCTATAGCCAAAACGTCAAGGAAACTGCCCAGTATCAGCATCGCTTGGATGAAGGGCGTTTACCGGTCTTCCGTGGCTATCGCCTTAGCGATGACGACCGCCTGCGCCGCGATGTCATTAATACTCTGATGTGTCACGGCCGACTTGAATTTGCCGCTATCGAGGCCCGGCACAACATCGATTTTCGCAGCTACTTCGCGAGTGCCTTGGCGAGCCTCGAAGAGATGGCGGACGACGGACTAATTGCTTTGCGCGACCATGAAATCGAGGTGCTGCCTTCAGGGCGATTGATGATCCGCAATCTGGCCATGGCGTTCGACGCCTACCTGAAACCAACGGAAAACCGTTATTCGCGCACGGTGTAA
- a CDS encoding nitrate reductase subunit alpha, whose product MSHFIDRLNFFRKSREPFANEHGELRSESRQWEDSYRARWQHDKVVRSTHGVNCTGSCSWKIYVKNGLVTWETQQTDYPRTRPDLPNHEPRGCPRGASYSWYLYSANRLKYPLVRKPLLALWREALKANPDPVDAWASIVEDPAKTKQYKRARGMGGFVRGNWDELNELVAASNVYTAKQYGPDRIIGFSPIPAMSMVSYAAGSRYLSLIGGVCMSFYDWYCDLPPASPMTWGEQTDVPESADWYNSGYIIAWGSNVPQTRTPDAHFFTEVRYKGTKTVSITPDYAEVSKLTDEWLSAKQGTDAALAMAMGHVILKEFHLENPSAYFTDYVRRYTDMPFLVELEAREDGSFAPGRQLRASDFDAALGQENNPEWKTVAWDETRDQLVVPRGSIGFRWGETGDEVGKWNLESLDAAGTEIKPLLSLANHHDSVARVAFPYFGGIEHEHFEHVKGAGVGAADDLLFHNLPAKRLKRADGSEMLAVTVFDLMCANYGIDRGFVGDGEDDGATSFDQIRPYTPAWQEKITGVPAEQCTRIAREFADNAHKTNGRSMIIVGAGMNHWYHMDMNYRGLINMLVMCGCIGQSGGGWAHYVGQEKLRPQTGWTPLAFGLDWQRPPRHMNSTSFFYSHSSQWRYEKLEIKEILSPLAKAEDYPGSLIDFNVRAERMGWLPSAPQLDTNPLRLAKKAEAAGMSTADYAVQQLKSGELRFAAEDPDAPENFPRNMFIWRSNLLGSSGKGHEYMLKYLLGTRHGIQGKDLGDFGGQKPEEVVWRDEAPEGKLDLLVTLDFRMSTTCLYSDIVLPTATWYEKDDLNTSDMHPFIHPLTAATDPAWESRSDWDIYKGIAKAFSKVCVGHLGEETDLVTLPMQHDSPGELAQPAVMDWKKGECAPIPGKTMPSLIEVKRNYPETYERFTSVGPLLESIGNGGKGIAWNTDAEVELLGKLNHRKLDGPHKGRPLIDSAIDAAEMILTLAPETNGAVAVKAWDALSKITGRDHTHLARPKFDEKIRFRDIVAQPRKIISSPTWSGLEDEHVSYNAGYTNVHELIPWRTVSGRQQFYQDHAWMRAFGESLLVYRPPIDTKAAKGFQLPADNGFKSKALNFLTPHQKWGIHSTYSDNLLMLTLNRGGPVVWLSEADAADIDIEDNDWIEVYNANGSIAARAVVSQRVKAGMVMMYHAQERNVNVPGSEVTGTRGGIHNSVTRVCPKPTHMIGGYAQLSYSFNYYGTVGSNRDEFVLVRKMKHVDWLDGEGNDSVQKNSAQEAVK is encoded by the coding sequence ATGAGTCACTTCATAGATCGGCTGAATTTCTTCCGCAAGTCCCGCGAGCCTTTTGCCAACGAACACGGTGAACTACGCAGCGAATCCCGTCAGTGGGAAGATAGTTATCGTGCCCGCTGGCAACACGACAAGGTAGTACGCAGTACCCACGGGGTGAACTGCACCGGCTCCTGTAGCTGGAAGATCTACGTTAAGAACGGTTTGGTTACCTGGGAAACCCAGCAGACTGACTACCCCCGTACCCGCCCCGACCTGCCTAACCATGAACCGCGTGGCTGCCCCCGCGGTGCCAGCTACTCCTGGTATCTGTACAGCGCCAATCGCCTGAAGTATCCATTAGTGCGCAAGCCGCTGCTGGCGCTATGGCGCGAAGCGCTCAAGGCTAACCCAGACCCGGTAGATGCCTGGGCATCTATTGTCGAAGACCCCGCCAAAACCAAACAGTACAAGCGTGCTCGCGGCATGGGCGGCTTCGTTCGCGGTAACTGGGACGAGCTCAACGAGCTGGTCGCTGCCTCTAACGTTTACACCGCCAAGCAGTATGGCCCTGACCGGATCATTGGCTTCTCGCCGATTCCTGCCATGTCGATGGTCAGCTACGCCGCGGGTAGTCGCTACCTCTCGCTGATTGGCGGCGTCTGCATGAGCTTCTACGACTGGTATTGCGACTTGCCCCCAGCCTCACCGATGACCTGGGGCGAGCAGACCGACGTACCTGAGTCTGCTGACTGGTACAACTCCGGCTACATTATTGCCTGGGGCTCCAACGTGCCCCAGACGCGTACCCCGGACGCCCACTTCTTTACCGAAGTACGTTACAAGGGTACCAAGACGGTCTCGATCACCCCGGATTATGCCGAAGTCTCCAAACTTACCGACGAGTGGCTTTCCGCCAAACAGGGCACCGATGCCGCCCTGGCGATGGCCATGGGCCATGTCATCCTCAAGGAATTCCACCTTGAGAACCCCAGTGCTTACTTTACTGATTATGTGCGCCGCTATACCGACATGCCGTTCCTGGTAGAACTGGAAGCGCGGGAAGATGGCAGCTTCGCACCGGGTCGCCAACTGCGTGCGAGTGATTTTGATGCTGCCCTGGGCCAGGAAAACAACCCTGAGTGGAAAACCGTCGCCTGGGACGAAACCCGTGACCAGCTGGTGGTACCACGCGGTTCCATCGGTTTCCGCTGGGGCGAAACTGGCGACGAAGTGGGCAAGTGGAACCTGGAATCGCTGGACGCCGCAGGCACTGAAATCAAGCCGTTACTAAGCCTGGCCAACCACCACGATAGCGTCGCGCGCGTGGCGTTCCCTTACTTCGGCGGTATCGAGCACGAGCACTTTGAGCACGTTAAAGGGGCGGGTGTCGGCGCGGCTGACGACCTGCTGTTCCACAATTTGCCCGCCAAACGCTTGAAGAGAGCCGATGGCAGCGAAATGCTGGCGGTCACCGTTTTTGATCTTATGTGTGCCAACTACGGTATCGATCGTGGCTTTGTCGGCGACGGCGAAGATGATGGCGCCACCTCGTTTGACCAGATTCGCCCCTATACCCCCGCGTGGCAGGAAAAAATCACCGGTGTCCCTGCAGAGCAGTGCACCCGCATTGCCCGTGAATTTGCCGACAACGCCCATAAAACCAACGGCCGTAGCATGATCATCGTCGGTGCCGGTATGAACCACTGGTACCACATGGACATGAACTACCGCGGCCTGATCAACATGCTGGTCATGTGCGGCTGTATCGGCCAAAGCGGTGGCGGCTGGGCCCACTATGTGGGGCAGGAAAAACTGCGTCCGCAGACTGGCTGGACGCCTTTGGCCTTTGGCCTCGACTGGCAGCGCCCGCCGCGCCATATGAACTCTACTTCCTTCTTCTATAGTCACTCCTCCCAGTGGCGCTACGAAAAGCTCGAGATTAAAGAAATTCTTTCGCCGTTGGCCAAGGCTGAGGATTACCCCGGTAGCCTGATTGACTTTAACGTGCGTGCTGAGCGCATGGGCTGGCTGCCGTCAGCACCACAACTGGACACTAACCCGCTGCGCCTGGCCAAAAAAGCCGAAGCCGCGGGTATGTCCACTGCCGACTATGCCGTTCAGCAGCTCAAGAGCGGTGAACTGCGCTTTGCCGCGGAAGACCCGGATGCACCAGAGAACTTCCCGCGCAATATGTTCATCTGGCGCTCAAACCTGCTGGGTAGTTCCGGTAAGGGCCATGAGTACATGCTCAAGTACCTGCTGGGTACTCGCCACGGTATTCAGGGTAAAGATCTGGGCGACTTCGGCGGCCAGAAGCCCGAAGAAGTGGTATGGCGTGACGAGGCGCCGGAAGGCAAGCTCGACCTGCTGGTGACGCTGGATTTCCGCATGTCCACCACCTGCCTCTACTCGGATATCGTGCTGCCTACGGCGACCTGGTATGAGAAGGACGACCTTAACACTTCTGACATGCACCCCTTTATTCACCCCTTGACTGCCGCCACCGACCCGGCCTGGGAATCGCGCAGCGACTGGGATATTTACAAGGGTATTGCCAAGGCTTTCTCCAAGGTGTGTGTAGGCCACCTGGGCGAAGAGACCGACCTGGTCACGCTGCCGATGCAGCACGACTCGCCAGGAGAATTGGCCCAGCCGGCGGTGATGGATTGGAAGAAGGGCGAATGCGCGCCGATTCCCGGCAAGACCATGCCATCGCTGATTGAGGTCAAGCGCAACTATCCCGAAACCTATGAGCGCTTCACCTCCGTAGGGCCGCTGCTGGAAAGTATCGGTAACGGCGGCAAGGGCATCGCTTGGAATACCGATGCTGAAGTCGAGCTGCTGGGCAAACTCAATCATCGCAAGCTGGATGGCCCGCATAAGGGGCGTCCATTGATCGACAGCGCCATCGATGCCGCCGAGATGATTCTGACCCTGGCACCGGAAACCAACGGCGCCGTGGCAGTAAAAGCGTGGGATGCACTCTCCAAAATTACCGGGCGTGACCACACCCACCTGGCGAGACCTAAGTTTGATGAGAAAATTCGCTTCCGCGATATCGTCGCCCAGCCACGCAAGATTATCTCAAGCCCGACCTGGTCTGGCCTTGAGGATGAGCATGTCTCCTATAACGCCGGTTACACCAACGTTCACGAGCTGATCCCTTGGCGCACCGTGAGTGGTCGTCAGCAGTTCTATCAGGATCATGCCTGGATGCGCGCTTTCGGTGAAAGCCTGCTGGTCTATCGTCCTCCCATCGATACCAAGGCGGCCAAAGGCTTCCAGCTTCCCGCCGACAACGGCTTCAAGAGCAAGGCGCTGAACTTCCTCACGCCGCACCAGAAGTGGGGCATCCACTCCACTTACTCGGACAACCTGCTGATGTTGACGCTTAACCGAGGCGGCCCGGTGGTGTGGCTCTCCGAGGCGGACGCGGCAGATATCGATATTGAGGACAACGACTGGATCGAGGTCTACAACGCCAACGGCTCGATTGCTGCGCGAGCAGTGGTCAGCCAGCGGGTCAAGGCGGGCATGGTGATGATGTACCACGCCCAGGAGCGCAACGTGAACGTCCCCGGCTCTGAGGTCACCGGCACGCGGGGCGGTATTCACAACTCGGTCACCCGTGTCTGCCCCAAGCCAACCCATATGATCGGCGGCTACGCGCAGCTCTCTTACAGTTTTAATTATTACGGCACCGTCGGCTCAAACCGCGATGAGTTCGTGTTAGTGCGCAAGATGAAACACGTTGACTGGCTGGATGGTGAAGGCAATGACAGTGTTCAGAAGAACAGTGCTCAGGAGGCCGTGAAATGA
- the narH gene encoding nitrate reductase subunit beta: MKIRSQVGMVLNLDKCIGCHTCSVTCKNVWTSREGMEYAWFNNVETKPGIGYPKEWENQAKWKGGWMRRNDGRIEPRIGGKWRVLANIFANPDLPEMDDYYEPFTFDYQHLHTAKIGEHQPVARPRSLISGQRMKKIEWGPNWEEILGTEFAKRRKDANFDKVQADIYGQFENTFMMYLPRLCEHCLNPTCVASCPSGAIYKREEDGIVLIDQDKCRGWRMCISGCPYKKIYYNWKSGKSEKCIFCYPRIEAGQPTICSETCVGRIRYLGVLLYDADRIEEVASSPDERDLYHRQCEIFLDPNDPEVIAQAKRDGIQDNVIKAAQASPVYKMAIDWGLALPLHPEYRTLPMVWYVPPLSPIQSAAEAGHVEFDGILPKIESLRIPVKYLANLLTAGEEEPVVLALKRLMAMRVYMRGKHVEGAPNAEVLDAVGLSVAQVEEMYRYLAIANYEDRFVIPTSHREMATEAFPERGGCGFTFGDGCHGESQPNLFNGRKQTSVLVKPVEVFDPQPQLEESRHD; this comes from the coding sequence ATGAAAATTCGTTCCCAGGTAGGCATGGTTCTCAACCTTGATAAGTGTATTGGTTGCCACACCTGTTCGGTGACCTGCAAAAATGTCTGGACCAGTCGCGAAGGTATGGAGTACGCCTGGTTCAACAATGTCGAGACCAAGCCCGGTATCGGCTATCCCAAAGAGTGGGAGAACCAGGCCAAGTGGAAGGGCGGATGGATGCGCCGTAACGACGGTCGGATTGAACCGCGTATTGGTGGCAAATGGCGGGTGCTGGCGAATATCTTCGCCAACCCCGACCTGCCTGAAATGGATGACTACTATGAGCCGTTCACTTTCGACTACCAACACCTGCATACCGCCAAGATCGGCGAGCACCAGCCGGTAGCGCGCCCGCGCTCGCTGATTTCCGGTCAGCGAATGAAAAAGATCGAATGGGGCCCCAACTGGGAAGAGATCCTTGGCACCGAGTTCGCCAAGCGGCGCAAAGACGCCAACTTCGACAAGGTGCAGGCAGATATCTACGGCCAGTTCGAAAACACCTTCATGATGTATCTGCCGCGCCTCTGCGAGCACTGCTTGAATCCCACCTGTGTGGCGTCCTGCCCTAGCGGTGCGATCTACAAGCGGGAAGAGGATGGCATCGTTCTAATCGACCAGGACAAGTGCCGTGGCTGGCGGATGTGTATCTCCGGCTGCCCCTACAAGAAGATCTACTACAACTGGAAAAGCGGTAAGTCCGAGAAGTGTATTTTCTGCTACCCGCGTATCGAGGCCGGTCAGCCGACCATCTGCTCCGAGACCTGTGTGGGCCGCATTCGCTATCTCGGCGTGCTGCTGTATGACGCTGATCGTATCGAGGAAGTGGCGAGCTCCCCTGACGAGCGTGACCTCTACCACCGCCAGTGCGAGATTTTCCTAGATCCTAACGATCCGGAAGTGATTGCCCAGGCCAAGCGGGATGGCATCCAGGATAACGTCATCAAAGCCGCCCAGGCCTCACCGGTCTACAAGATGGCTATCGACTGGGGGTTGGCGCTGCCGCTGCACCCGGAATACCGCACGCTGCCGATGGTGTGGTACGTGCCGCCGCTGTCGCCGATTCAGTCCGCCGCTGAGGCGGGGCATGTAGAGTTCGATGGCATCCTGCCCAAGATCGAATCACTGCGTATCCCGGTGAAGTACCTGGCTAACCTGTTGACAGCCGGTGAAGAGGAGCCCGTAGTGTTGGCACTCAAGCGTTTGATGGCGATGCGTGTCTACATGCGTGGCAAACACGTGGAGGGCGCCCCCAACGCCGAAGTGCTCGATGCCGTGGGGCTGAGCGTGGCCCAGGTAGAGGAGATGTACCGCTACCTGGCCATTGCCAACTACGAGGATCGGTTTGTGATCCCCACCAGCCATCGGGAAATGGCCACCGAAGCCTTCCCTGAACGGGGAGGATGCGGCTTTACCTTTGGTGATGGTTGCCACGGTGAGAGCCAGCCCAACCTGTTCAATGGCCGTAAGCAGACCAGCGTGTTGGTGAAACCGGTAGAGGTCTTCGACCCGCAGCCACAACTTGAGGAGTCTCGTCATGACTGA